The Streptomyces laurentii genome contains a region encoding:
- a CDS encoding 1-deoxy-D-xylulose 5-phosphate reductoisomerase (1-deoxy-D-xylulose 5-phosphate reductoisomerase C-terminal; pfam08436;~1-deoxy-D-xylulose 5-phosphate reductoisomerase [Streptomyces albus J1074];~1-deoxy-D-xylulose 5-phosphate reductoisomerase; Provisional;~1-deoxy-D-xylulose 5-phosphate reductoisomerase; pfam02670;~DXP reductoisomerase C-terminal domain; pfam13288;~identified by MetaGeneAnnotator; putative), which produces MSDRPSPLADPHTAFDVSEGRRDIVVLGSTGSIGTQAVDLVLRNPDRFRVTALAASGSRIGLLAEQAHRLRAGTVAVAREDAVEDLRTALKALYGSEPLPEILAGPDAATQVAASPCHTVLNGITGSIGLAPTLAALEAGRTLALANKESLIVGGPLVKGLAKPGQIIPVDSEHAALFQALAAGSRQDVRKLVVTASGGPFRGRTRDQLAHVTRAEALAHPTWAMGPVITINSATLVNKGLEVIEAHLLYDIPFDRIEVVVHPQSYVHSMVEFTDGSTLAQATPPDMRGPIAIGIGWPERIPDAAPAFDWSKASTWEFFPLDNEAFPSVNLARHVGGLGGTAPAVFNAANEECVDAFLHGDLPFHAIMDTVTSVVDEHGDPGQGTSLTVPDVLEAETWARARARELSAKAIAEARA; this is translated from the coding sequence ATGAGCGATCGCCCCTCTCCTCTCGCCGACCCGCACACCGCCTTCGACGTTTCCGAAGGGCGCCGGGACATCGTCGTCCTCGGCTCGACCGGTTCCATCGGCACCCAGGCCGTCGACCTGGTCCTGCGCAACCCCGACCGGTTCCGGGTCACCGCCCTCGCCGCCTCCGGCAGCCGGATCGGGCTGCTCGCCGAGCAGGCGCACCGGCTGCGGGCCGGCACGGTCGCGGTCGCCCGCGAGGACGCGGTCGAGGACCTGCGTACGGCTCTGAAGGCGCTGTACGGCTCCGAGCCGCTGCCCGAGATCCTGGCCGGCCCCGACGCCGCCACCCAGGTCGCCGCCTCCCCCTGCCACACCGTGCTCAACGGCATCACCGGTTCCATCGGCCTCGCGCCCACGCTCGCCGCCCTGGAGGCCGGCCGCACCCTGGCGCTCGCCAACAAGGAGTCGCTGATCGTCGGCGGCCCGCTGGTGAAGGGGCTGGCCAAGCCCGGCCAGATCATCCCGGTCGACTCCGAGCACGCCGCGCTCTTCCAGGCGCTCGCCGCCGGCAGCCGCCAGGACGTCCGCAAGCTCGTCGTCACCGCCTCCGGCGGCCCGTTCCGCGGCCGGACCCGTGACCAGCTGGCCCACGTGACCCGCGCGGAGGCGCTGGCGCACCCGACGTGGGCGATGGGCCCCGTCATCACGATCAACAGCGCGACGCTCGTGAACAAGGGTCTGGAGGTCATCGAGGCCCACCTGCTCTACGACATCCCGTTCGACCGCATCGAGGTCGTCGTCCACCCCCAGTCGTACGTGCACTCCATGGTCGAGTTCACCGACGGCTCGACGCTCGCCCAGGCCACCCCGCCGGACATGCGCGGCCCCATCGCCATCGGCATCGGCTGGCCCGAGCGGATCCCGGACGCCGCCCCGGCCTTCGACTGGTCCAAGGCCTCCACCTGGGAGTTCTTCCCGCTCGACAACGAGGCCTTCCCGTCCGTCAACCTCGCCCGCCACGTCGGCGGACTCGGCGGCACCGCGCCCGCCGTCTTCAACGCCGCCAACGAGGAGTGCGTGGACGCCTTCCTCCACGGCGACCTGCCGTTCCACGCGATCATGGACACCGTCACGTCGGTCGTCGACGAGCACGGCGACCCCGGCCAGGGAACTTCCCTGACGGTGCCGGACGTCCTGGAAGCCGAGACCTGGGCGCGGGCCCGGGCCCGGGAACTCTCGGCGAAGGCCATCGCGGAGGCGCGCGCATGA
- a CDS encoding 3-phosphoshikimate 1-carboxyvinyltransferase (3-phosphoshikimate 1-carboxyvinyltransferase [Amycolatopsis mediterranei U32];~3-phosphoshikimate 1-carboxyvinyltransferase; TIGR01356;~EPSP synthase domain. 3-phosphoshikimate 1-carboxyvinyltransferase (5-enolpyruvylshikimate-3-phosphate synthase) (EC 2.5.1.19) catalyses the reaction between shikimate-3-phosphate (S3P) and phosphoenolpyruvate (PEP) to form...; cd01556;~hinge;~identified by MetaGeneAnnotator; putative), which translates to MTVIDIPGSKSVTARALFLAAAAHGTTTLLRPLRSDDSEGFAEGLKALGYAVRQEPDAWHIEGRPAGPGRTEADVYCRDGATTARFLPALAAAGHGTFRFDASPQMRRRPLGPLTTALAELGAELTHGDREGHHPLTVTARGIRGGALRLDAGQSSQYLTALLLLGPLTAEGLAVTVTDLVSEPYVEITLAMMRSFGAEITRTEEADGARTYTVAPTGYRATRYAVEPDASTASYFFAAAALHPGAAVTVPGLGTGALQGDLAFTGVLRRMGADVTTTAEGTTVRSTGTLRGLTVNMRDISDTMPTLAALAPFADGPVRIEDVANTRVKECDRLDACAENLRRLGVSVATGPDWIEIRPGVPAGPAEIATRGDHRIVMSFAVTALRTPGITFDDPGCVRKTFPDFHAAFDAFRRTL; encoded by the coding sequence GTGACCGTCATCGACATCCCCGGCTCCAAGTCCGTCACCGCCCGCGCCCTCTTCCTCGCCGCCGCGGCCCACGGCACCACCACCCTCCTGCGGCCGCTGCGCTCCGACGACAGCGAGGGCTTCGCCGAGGGCCTGAAGGCGCTCGGCTACGCCGTACGGCAGGAGCCGGACGCCTGGCACATCGAGGGGCGGCCCGCCGGGCCCGGCCGGACCGAGGCCGACGTGTACTGCCGCGACGGCGCCACCACCGCGCGCTTCCTGCCCGCCCTCGCCGCCGCCGGCCACGGCACCTTCCGCTTCGACGCCTCCCCGCAGATGCGCCGCCGCCCCCTCGGCCCGCTCACCACGGCCCTCGCGGAGCTCGGCGCCGAGCTGACCCACGGTGACCGGGAGGGCCACCACCCGCTGACCGTCACCGCCCGCGGCATCCGCGGCGGCGCGCTCCGCCTCGACGCCGGCCAGTCCTCCCAGTACCTCACCGCGCTCCTGCTGCTCGGCCCGCTCACCGCCGAGGGCCTCGCCGTCACCGTCACGGACCTGGTCTCGGAGCCGTACGTCGAGATCACCCTCGCGATGATGCGGTCCTTCGGCGCGGAGATCACCCGCACCGAGGAAGCGGACGGCGCCCGTACGTACACCGTCGCCCCGACCGGCTACCGCGCGACGCGCTACGCCGTCGAGCCCGACGCCTCCACCGCGAGCTACTTCTTCGCCGCGGCCGCCCTCCACCCCGGCGCCGCCGTCACCGTCCCCGGCCTCGGCACCGGCGCGCTCCAGGGCGACCTCGCCTTCACCGGCGTCCTGCGCCGCATGGGCGCCGACGTGACGACGACGGCCGAGGGCACCACCGTCCGCTCCACCGGCACCCTGCGCGGTCTCACCGTGAACATGCGGGACATCTCGGACACCATGCCGACCCTCGCCGCGCTCGCGCCCTTTGCCGACGGCCCGGTCCGCATCGAGGACGTCGCCAACACGCGCGTGAAGGAATGCGACCGGCTCGACGCCTGTGCCGAGAACCTCCGCCGCCTCGGGGTGAGCGTCGCCACCGGCCCCGACTGGATCGAGATCCGGCCCGGCGTCCCCGCCGGCCCCGCCGAGATCGCGACCCGCGGCGATCACCGCATCGTCATGTCCTTCGCGGTCACGGCCCTGCGCACACCCGGCATCACGTTCGACGACCCCGGCTGCGTACGGAAGACCTTCCCGGACTTTCACGCCGCTTTCGACGCGTTCCGCCGGACCCTGTGA
- a CDS encoding NAD-dependent aldehyde dehydrogenase (Aldehyde dehydrogenase family 21A1-like; cd07147;~Aldehyde dehydrogenase family; pfam00171;~NAD(P) binding site [chemical binding];~NAD-dependent aldehyde dehydrogenase [Amycolatopsis mediterranei U32];~catalytic residues [active];~identified by MetaGeneAnnotator; putative): MTTTHGFWIAGREATGETTFDVTNSYDGRLVGTVSVPTEAQVEEAVAAAHAVVDEFAATPAHVRSAALDHVAKRLAERTEELAQLISAENGKPIKWARGEIGRAVSVFRFASEEARRWNGGEVQRLDTEAGGVGRLALVRRIPKGVVLGIAPFNFPLNLAAHKVAPAIAVGAPIILKPAPATPISSLILGEILAETNLPTGSWSILPVPNDRMPALVQDERLPVISFTGSDKVGYAIQQSVPHKHCTLELGGNAAAVVLPDWSSEADLDWAAGRMAMFSNYQGGQSCISVQRVIVDGSVYDRLLPKIVAAVEAQVTGDPADDATDVGPLVDEAAAQRVESWVDEAVAAGATLLTGGKRDGATYAPTVLTDLPADVTLARCEVFGPVLTVTKVDGEAEAFAMVNDSDFGLQAGVFTHDLQAAFRAHRILEVGGVIIGDVPSYRADQMPYGGAKRSGVGREGVRYAMDDYTYERSLVMTGLAL, encoded by the coding sequence ATGACGACCACCCACGGCTTCTGGATCGCCGGCCGCGAGGCCACCGGCGAGACGACCTTCGACGTCACGAACTCGTACGACGGACGTCTGGTCGGCACCGTCTCCGTGCCCACCGAGGCCCAGGTCGAGGAGGCCGTCGCCGCCGCGCACGCCGTCGTCGACGAGTTCGCCGCCACCCCGGCGCACGTCCGCTCCGCCGCCCTCGACCACGTCGCCAAGCGGCTGGCCGAGCGCACCGAGGAGCTGGCCCAGCTGATCTCCGCCGAGAACGGCAAGCCGATCAAGTGGGCGCGCGGCGAGATCGGCCGTGCCGTGTCCGTGTTCCGCTTCGCCTCCGAGGAGGCCCGCCGCTGGAACGGCGGCGAGGTCCAGCGCCTCGACACCGAGGCCGGCGGCGTCGGCCGGCTCGCGCTCGTCCGCCGTATCCCCAAGGGTGTCGTGCTCGGCATCGCGCCGTTCAACTTCCCGCTGAACCTCGCCGCGCACAAGGTCGCCCCGGCCATCGCCGTCGGCGCCCCGATCATCCTCAAGCCGGCCCCGGCCACCCCGATCTCCTCCCTGATCCTGGGCGAGATCCTGGCCGAGACGAACCTGCCGACGGGTTCCTGGTCGATCCTCCCGGTCCCGAACGACCGCATGCCCGCCCTCGTCCAGGACGAGCGCCTGCCGGTCATCTCCTTCACGGGCTCGGACAAGGTCGGCTACGCCATCCAGCAGTCCGTGCCGCACAAGCACTGCACCCTGGAGCTCGGCGGCAACGCCGCCGCCGTCGTACTGCCCGACTGGTCCTCCGAGGCCGACCTCGACTGGGCCGCCGGCCGCATGGCGATGTTCTCCAACTACCAGGGCGGCCAGTCCTGCATCTCCGTGCAGCGCGTGATCGTGGACGGCTCCGTCTACGACCGTCTGCTGCCGAAGATCGTCGCCGCCGTCGAGGCGCAGGTCACCGGCGACCCGGCGGACGACGCCACGGACGTCGGCCCGCTCGTCGACGAGGCCGCCGCGCAGCGCGTCGAGTCCTGGGTGGACGAGGCCGTCGCGGCCGGCGCCACGCTGCTCACGGGCGGCAAGCGGGACGGCGCGACGTACGCCCCGACCGTCCTCACCGACCTCCCGGCCGACGTCACCCTGGCCCGCTGCGAGGTCTTCGGCCCGGTCCTGACCGTCACCAAGGTCGACGGCGAGGCCGAGGCGTTCGCCATGGTCAACGACTCCGACTTCGGCCTCCAGGCCGGTGTCTTCACGCACGACCTGCAGGCCGCCTTCCGCGCCCACCGCATCCTCGAGGTCGGCGGCGTGATCATCGGCGACGTCCCGTCGTACCGTGCCGACCAGATGCCGTACGGCGGTGCCAAGCGCTCCGGCGTCGGCCGTGAGGGCGTCCGCTACGCGATGGACGACTACACCTACGAGCGTTCCCTGGTCATGACGGGCCTCGCCCTCTGA
- a CDS encoding 4-hydroxy-3-methylbut-2-en-1-yl diphosphate synthase (4-hydroxy-3-methylbut-2-en-1-yl diphosphate synthase [Streptomyces collinus Tu365];~4-hydroxy-3-methylbut-2-en-1-yl diphosphate synthase; Reviewed; PRK00366;~4-hydroxy-3-methylbut-2-en-1-yl diphosphate synthase; Validated;~COG0821 Enzyme involved in the deoxyxylulose pathway of isoprenoid biosynthesis;~identified by MetaGeneAnnotator; putative), whose product MTAISLGIPTVPIKLAERRKSRQIQVGSVAVGGDAPVSVQSMTTTRTSDIGATLQQIAELTASGCQIVRVACPTQDDADALATIARKSQIPVIADIHFQPKYVFAAIDAGCAAVRVNPGNIKQFDDKVKEIAKAAGDARVPIRIGVNAGSLDRRLLQKYGKATPEALVESALWEASLFEEHGFRDIKISVKHNDPVVMVNAYRQLAAQCDYPLHLGVTEAGPAFQGTIKSAVAFGALLAEGIGDTIRVSLSAPPVEEIKVGNQILESLNLRPRKLEIVSCPSCGRAQVDVYKLAEEVTAGLEGMEVPLRVAVMGCVVNGPGEAREADLGVASGNGKGQIFVKGEVIKTVPESKIVETLIDEAMKIAEQMEKDGVESGEPSVSIS is encoded by the coding sequence ATGACCGCGATCTCTCTCGGTATCCCGACCGTTCCGATCAAGCTCGCCGAGCGGCGCAAGAGCCGGCAGATCCAGGTCGGATCGGTGGCGGTCGGCGGCGACGCCCCCGTGTCGGTCCAGTCGATGACCACGACCCGTACGTCCGACATCGGCGCCACCCTCCAGCAGATCGCCGAGCTGACCGCCTCCGGCTGCCAGATCGTGCGCGTGGCCTGCCCCACCCAGGACGACGCCGACGCCCTCGCCACCATCGCGAGGAAGTCGCAGATCCCGGTCATCGCCGACATCCACTTCCAGCCCAAGTACGTGTTCGCCGCCATCGACGCCGGCTGCGCCGCGGTCCGCGTCAACCCGGGCAACATCAAGCAGTTCGACGACAAGGTCAAGGAGATCGCCAAGGCGGCGGGCGACGCGCGCGTCCCGATCCGCATCGGCGTGAACGCGGGCTCCCTCGACCGCCGCCTGCTCCAGAAGTACGGCAAGGCCACCCCGGAGGCCCTCGTCGAGTCGGCGCTCTGGGAGGCGTCCCTCTTCGAGGAGCACGGCTTCCGCGACATCAAGATCTCGGTCAAGCACAACGACCCGGTCGTGATGGTCAACGCCTACCGCCAGCTCGCCGCCCAGTGCGACTACCCGCTGCACCTCGGCGTCACCGAGGCCGGCCCCGCCTTCCAGGGCACCATCAAGTCCGCCGTCGCCTTCGGCGCGCTGCTCGCCGAGGGCATCGGCGACACCATCCGCGTCTCCCTCTCCGCCCCGCCGGTCGAGGAGATCAAGGTCGGCAACCAGATCCTGGAGTCCCTGAACCTCCGTCCGCGGAAGCTGGAGATCGTCTCCTGCCCGTCCTGCGGCCGTGCCCAGGTCGACGTCTACAAGCTCGCCGAGGAGGTCACCGCCGGCCTCGAGGGCATGGAGGTCCCGCTGCGCGTGGCCGTCATGGGCTGTGTCGTCAACGGCCCCGGCGAGGCCCGCGAGGCCGACCTGGGCGTCGCCTCCGGCAACGGCAAGGGCCAGATCTTCGTGAAGGGCGAGGTCATCAAGACCGTCCCCGAGTCGAAGATCGTCGAGACCCTGATCGACGAGGCCATGAAGATCGCCGAGCAGATGGAGAAGGACGGCGTCGAGAGCGGCGAGCCCTCGGTCTCGATTTCGTAG
- a CDS encoding acyl-CoA dehydrogenase fadE10 (Acyl-CoA dehydrogenase; cl09933;~Acyl-CoA dehydrogenases [Lipid metabolism]; COG1960;~Mapped to H37Rv Rv0873;~acyl-CoA dehydrogenase fadE10 [Mycobacterium tuberculosis F11];~identified by MetaGeneAnnotator; putative) gives MSAPTQRSPKVTEREARQVAEAARQQDWHKPSFAKELFLGRFRLDLIHPHPLPADEDVRRGEAFLAKLRAFCESGVDAARIEREARIPDETINGLRALGAFGMKIDPKYGGLGLTQLYYNRALALVGSVSPAVGALLSAHQSIGVPQPLKLFGSQEQKDAFLPRLARGAISAFLLTEPDVGSDPARLATTAVPDGDDAYVLDGVKLWTTNGVIAELLVVMARVPASEGHRGGITAFVVEAGSPGITVEQRNAFMGLRGLENGVTRFHRVRVPAAHRIGPEGSGLKIALTTLNTGRLSLPAACAGAGKWCLKIAREWAAEREQWGKPVARHEAVGTKISFIAATAFALEAVVDLASQMADEDRNDIRIEAALAKLYGSEMAWRIADELVQIRGGRGYETAESLAARGERAVPAEQLLRDLRINRIFEGSTEIMHLLIAREAVDAHLAVAGDIIDPDKDLAEKARAGVKAGGFYARWLPKLVAGQGQIPGAYGEFGDLATHLRYVERTSRKLARATFYAMSRWQGRMELKQAFLGRIVDIGAELFAMSAVCVRAELLRATGDHGRPAHQLADVFCRQARLRTDELFGRLWANTDDLDRKVVDGVLAGTYTWLEEGVLDPSGEGPWIADTTPGPSTRPDVHRTID, from the coding sequence ATGTCCGCACCCACCCAGCGGTCGCCCAAGGTCACCGAACGCGAGGCCCGGCAGGTCGCCGAGGCGGCCCGCCAGCAGGACTGGCACAAGCCGAGCTTCGCCAAGGAACTCTTCCTCGGCCGGTTCCGCCTCGACCTCATCCACCCCCACCCGCTGCCCGCCGACGAGGACGTCCGGCGCGGCGAGGCGTTCCTCGCCAAGCTGCGCGCCTTCTGCGAGAGCGGCGTCGACGCCGCCCGTATCGAACGCGAGGCGCGGATCCCCGACGAGACGATCAACGGCCTGCGCGCGCTCGGCGCCTTCGGGATGAAGATCGACCCGAAGTACGGCGGCCTCGGCCTCACCCAGCTGTACTACAACCGGGCCCTCGCCCTGGTCGGCTCGGTCAGTCCGGCGGTCGGCGCGCTGCTCTCCGCGCATCAGTCGATCGGCGTACCGCAGCCGCTGAAACTGTTCGGCAGCCAGGAACAGAAGGACGCGTTCCTGCCGCGCCTGGCGCGCGGCGCGATCTCCGCGTTCCTGCTCACCGAGCCCGATGTCGGCTCGGACCCGGCCCGGCTGGCGACGACCGCCGTCCCCGACGGCGACGACGCGTACGTCCTCGACGGCGTGAAGCTGTGGACCACCAACGGCGTCATCGCCGAACTCCTCGTCGTCATGGCCCGCGTCCCCGCCTCCGAGGGCCACCGCGGTGGCATCACCGCGTTCGTCGTCGAGGCCGGCTCGCCCGGCATCACCGTCGAGCAGCGCAACGCCTTCATGGGTCTGCGCGGTCTGGAGAACGGCGTCACCCGCTTCCACCGGGTCCGCGTCCCCGCCGCGCACCGCATCGGTCCCGAGGGCTCCGGCCTCAAGATCGCGCTGACCACGCTCAACACCGGCCGGCTGTCGCTGCCCGCCGCCTGCGCGGGCGCCGGGAAGTGGTGTCTGAAGATCGCCCGCGAGTGGGCGGCGGAACGCGAGCAGTGGGGCAAGCCGGTCGCCCGCCACGAGGCCGTCGGCACCAAGATCTCCTTCATCGCCGCCACCGCCTTCGCCCTCGAAGCCGTGGTCGACCTCGCCTCCCAGATGGCCGACGAGGACCGCAACGACATCCGGATCGAGGCGGCGCTCGCCAAGCTGTACGGCTCCGAGATGGCCTGGCGCATCGCCGACGAGCTGGTCCAGATCCGGGGCGGCCGCGGCTACGAGACCGCCGAGTCGCTCGCCGCTCGCGGCGAACGCGCGGTCCCCGCCGAACAGCTCCTGCGCGACCTGCGCATCAACCGGATCTTCGAGGGCTCGACGGAGATCATGCACCTGCTGATCGCCCGCGAGGCCGTCGACGCCCACCTCGCCGTCGCGGGCGACATCATCGACCCCGACAAGGACCTCGCCGAGAAGGCGAGGGCGGGCGTCAAGGCCGGCGGCTTCTACGCCCGCTGGCTGCCGAAGCTCGTCGCCGGGCAGGGGCAGATCCCGGGCGCGTACGGGGAGTTCGGCGACCTCGCGACCCATCTGCGGTACGTCGAGCGCACCTCCCGCAAACTCGCCCGCGCCACCTTCTACGCGATGTCCCGCTGGCAGGGCCGGATGGAACTCAAGCAGGCCTTCCTCGGCCGGATCGTCGACATCGGCGCCGAACTCTTCGCGATGAGCGCGGTCTGCGTCCGGGCCGAACTGCTGCGCGCCACCGGTGACCACGGGCGCCCGGCGCACCAGCTCGCCGACGTCTTCTGCCGCCAGGCCAGGCTCCGTACCGACGAACTCTTCGGACGGCTGTGGGCCAACACCGACGACCTGGACCGCAAGGTCGTCGACGGCGTCCTGGCCGGCACGTACACCTGGCTGGAGGAGGGCGTCCTCGACCCCAGCGGCGAGGGCCCGTGGATCGCCGACACCACCCCCGGCCCGTCGACCCGGCCGGACGTCCACCGCACCATCGACTGA
- a CDS encoding membrane-associated zinc metalloprotease (Membrane-associated zinc metalloprotease [Streptomyces venezuelae ATCC10712];~PDZ domain of bacterial and plant zinc metalloprotases, presumably membrane-associated or integral membrane proteases, which may be involved in signalling and regulatory mechanisms. May be responsible for substrate recognition and/or binding, as most PDZ...; cd00989;~Predicted membrane-associated Zn-dependent proteases 1 [Cell envelope biogenesis, outer membrane];~RseP-like Site-2 proteases (S2P), zinc metalloproteases (MEROPS family M50A), cleave transmembrane domains of substrate proteins, regulating intramembrane proteolysis (RIP) of diverse signal transduction mechanisms. In Escherichia coli, the S2P homolog...; cd06163;~Site-2 protease (S2P) class of zinc metalloproteases (MEROPS family M50) cleaves transmembrane domains of substrate proteins, regulating intramembrane proteolysis (RIP) of diverse signal transduction mechanisms. Members ofthis family use proteolytic...; cl10020;~identified by MetaGeneAnnotator; putative;~putative substrate binding region [chemical binding]) produces the protein MTVFLYVLGLVLFALGLLVSIAWHELGHLSTAKIFGIRVPQYMVGFGPTIWSRKKGETEYGFKAIPAGGYIRMIGMFPPGKDGRIEARSTSPWRSMIEDAREASFEELEPGDEDRLFYTRKPWKRVIVMFAGPFMNLVLAVVLFFGSAMAIGFEAQTTKVAGVTNCVIDQSEKRDACKPSDRPSPAKAAGLLKGDRIVAFDGERVSDWNTLSDRIRATTGPATLTVERDGKEVGLKATLLENKVLKKDADGNVVQPLQYVSAGYLGFESGREVVPLTFGQSADRMSQQLQAGVESVLALPGKIPALWDAAFGDGERKQDSPVGVVGAARISGELMTVDAPPQTILVWFMNLLVMFNVSLFLFNMLPLLPLDGGHIAGALWESVRRHAARIFKRPDPGPFDVAKLMPVAYVVAGVFVCFTLLVLVADVVNPVKLT, from the coding sequence ATGACGGTATTCCTGTACGTGCTGGGTCTGGTGCTGTTCGCGCTGGGCCTGCTCGTCTCCATCGCCTGGCACGAACTGGGCCACCTCTCCACGGCCAAGATCTTCGGCATCCGGGTGCCGCAGTACATGGTCGGCTTCGGCCCGACCATCTGGTCGCGGAAGAAGGGCGAGACGGAGTACGGCTTCAAGGCCATCCCGGCCGGCGGCTACATCCGCATGATCGGCATGTTCCCGCCCGGCAAGGACGGCCGGATCGAGGCCCGCTCGACCTCCCCCTGGCGCAGCATGATCGAGGACGCCCGCGAGGCGTCCTTCGAGGAGCTGGAGCCCGGCGACGAGGACCGCCTCTTCTACACGCGCAAGCCGTGGAAGCGCGTCATCGTCATGTTCGCCGGGCCGTTCATGAACCTGGTGCTCGCCGTCGTCCTGTTCTTCGGCAGCGCCATGGCCATCGGCTTCGAGGCCCAGACCACCAAGGTCGCCGGCGTCACCAACTGCGTCATCGACCAGAGCGAGAAGCGCGACGCCTGCAAGCCCAGCGACCGGCCCTCGCCCGCGAAGGCGGCCGGCCTGCTCAAGGGCGACCGGATCGTGGCCTTCGACGGTGAGCGGGTCTCCGACTGGAACACCCTCTCCGACCGCATCCGCGCCACCACCGGCCCCGCCACCCTCACCGTCGAACGAGACGGCAAGGAAGTGGGCCTGAAGGCGACGCTCCTGGAGAACAAGGTCCTCAAGAAGGACGCCGACGGAAACGTCGTCCAGCCCCTCCAGTACGTCTCCGCCGGCTACCTCGGCTTCGAATCGGGCCGCGAAGTCGTCCCGCTCACTTTCGGACAGTCGGCCGACCGGATGTCCCAGCAGCTCCAGGCCGGCGTCGAATCCGTCCTCGCGCTGCCCGGCAAGATCCCCGCCCTGTGGGACGCCGCCTTCGGCGACGGCGAACGCAAGCAGGACTCGCCCGTCGGCGTCGTCGGCGCCGCCCGCATCAGCGGCGAGCTGATGACCGTGGACGCGCCGCCCCAGACGATCCTCGTCTGGTTCATGAACCTGCTGGTCATGTTCAACGTGTCGCTGTTCCTGTTCAACATGCTCCCGCTGCTCCCGCTCGACGGCGGCCACATCGCCGGCGCCCTGTGGGAGTCGGTCCGCCGGCACGCCGCGCGGATCTTCAAGCGGCCTGACCCGGGCCCGTTCGACGTCGCGAAGCTGATGCCCGTCGCGTATGTCGTCGCCGGAGTCTTCGTCTGCTTCACCCTGCTCGTCCTCGTCGCCGACGTCGTCAACCCGGTGAAACTCACCTGA